The Triticum urartu cultivar G1812 chromosome 5, Tu2.1, whole genome shotgun sequence genome contains the following window.
CCAGCCAACAAAGGAGGACGACACTGTCCCGATCTCACAACAGCAACCAGAGCAGCAGCTGCCGCCAGCGCCATCTTCGCCGCCGCCCGACGTCCAGGAACCAAGTACGAGCAGTAGCAGCTGCGGCGACACCAGTTCCTGGCTGCAGCTCGGTACCGGACAGTCGGCTTCGTCGTCTTTGCGCGGGAAACGGACAAGAAACGACTATGAAGCTGGACCCTCGTCGTCCATACAACCAGACGCTTCGCCGCCGCTGTCAGAGCTAGGGCTGTCTCTGTTCCCAGCTGGTTATTCGTCGCCGTCGGTGGCGGCGGGTTCAGTGGTGGCGGCGGCGCCTCCTCCAGCGCACGAGGCCGGCACATGGTTCGTGCTCCAGGCGGCGCATAACCAGTGAGTACGCCACGTGCTGCGATCTTGTGCATTTGCCAATGTGGGTACTGGGTAGTTAGCTCATGTACTGGTTGCCGTTGATCCAATGCAGGAGAAGGGAGCCGCCATTGCCGCAGGTGCACAGGAGCTACTTGAGGGTTAGGTAGGTTAGCTCCTAAACTCGCCTTAATGTTTTTACTAATACAAATTATGCATGCATGGTCCATCCGATCTTTTAACTTGGATCGAAGTCATTAACGACAAATAAATGGATTAATGATGGCTTCTTGGTTGGGTTAATTAGGAAAAATTATTGGTACATTTGACCCATTAGATATTGACTTCCTTTGGTGTATGCTATTGTTGCACGGCCAGTAGAGACGGGCGGATGACAGTTAGAGTAGTGATGGGGTACCTGGTTAGCAAGCTGGGTCTTGAGGACGATTCACAGGTATGCCATATAGCATCCGTCTCCTTTCCTTGTAATTTGTCTGCACTCTTTCTTTGTGCTTAATTTCTATTTTATGTGTGCCCTTTAAGTGCAGAACAGTGATATTTTCATAGTTTCTACTCGGATTTTCGTTTGGATATGATTCACTGAAGTTTGCTTTATTAATTGAGCTGACTAGTCCCATGAGCTCCCAAACAAACGAAATGGTTCTAATCGTTCAGCCATTAAAGGATCCGAAAGAAACCATTTAGGCttcctttggtttgtaggaatttcataggatTTTTATAGGACAGGATTTACAAAGGAAAAATTTCTTTGAAGCCCTTTGATTTATAgtaatggattcctattcctatgtaggataggaatcaatccttcacatTTTGAAGAAAAAAAAAACATTAGCTAAAACTCAATGAAAAAATTACTATCCTATGTATCAAATGACATCTTTTTTCTCTATAgaaattgagatgcatgtcatctcacttcctatgattttcctatttctataacatttctatcCTATAAATCAAAGGAGGCCTTAGCCAAAACTAATACATATAACATACTCCTACATTAATTATTCAAGTACGAGTGTACCACATTCAAGTGACTGAAACAGGTGTCGGTGTATCCAAACAAGCCATCAAGAAAAAGAAATACCTCCCTGCACTGGATATTTTGTCTCTTTTTCGGTACTACTCCGTATTATATTTATATGGTGTGTAAAATAGAGAGAATGCTAGAGAAAAAGTTAGGAGGAAAGACTGGCAGGGGACGCTAGATAGTAGCTAGGGAAACCTAGCAGTGCATCCATGTCGCTACAGATCTAAATCGTGCATGTTatgatactccctccggtcctttttactccacGTATTAAAGTTGTATCAAATCAAACTTTGTAAACTTTaaccaaatttatattaaaaaatatcaacatATACAATACCAAATATATATACTATGAATCTACATTTCATAATGAATCCAATAATATTAATTTGACAAtatgaatgttgatacttttttctaaaaatttgatcaaagtagagatgcTTTGACTTTGGACAAAACTTATATGCAggctaaaaaggaccggagggagtagtTTAAAGTGGCAGCGCACAAATTGGTAGGTGAAAGGAGCTTTGGAGCTACGGACAGTAGTTTAGACGTCGGGATTCCCAAGGGTCTTTGTTGCTGTTGTAGGTGACGGGTGCCAGTCCATGCGTTACATCATGGCGCCACCCCATGattaaggtctctctctctcATGAATGCTTTTGTGACTGCTGGTAGATGCATGCGTGCTTATGGCTTACTAATATATATTTGGTGTGCATGATCTCCTTAATTTAGTTGTGTCTACCCTGGACATGGACCTGAACAATAAGAAATGGCATCCCctgcaaaaaaaaaagaaaaaaagcgGCACCACCGCCATAACTAGGTGTGTATTTTAGAGGCCTTCCGTGGGAGGGAAAAACTTTGGAGTGGTTGCCAGGTGCCGTATTAGCAAGGCCAGTGCTAGGCGCCGGCGCACCGGCCCAATCTTTCGGCCGGTCAGCCTCTAGTCGTGTGATTGCCCTCTGTGAAACCGTTGGATGCAGCCTATATTCGTCTCCTTTCTCCTCTTCACTCTGTTGGTCAACGTATGTCGCTCCTCTTCCTCTCCAGCTCATCTCCGCACATCTCGCATGTGCCGTACAGCACGCCTAGCCCCCGTCGTCAGTTACAGCACTGTCGCGTGCCCCATTGCCTCTCGCCGCTCGGCTGTCGATGATCGCAAGATGGATGCGGCGGGGCTCGATCTTCTGCTCTCTGCGATTGCAGCTCTATCCCCGGTTTCGGCGACCCGCCGTGATTGCAGTACTCCCGACGACCATCCACATCTGGTTCGCCATTGCCGGCTTCCACCACCGGTGGTCAGCAAAAAAAAACTCACAACAAAAAAATGGTGTCTCTGGTTGTAACAAATCACAAACATGGTGCCAACAAAACACATCACAGGTTCCAGCAAAAAATCATGCCTCCGCCCTCCGCCACCAGCGATCCGCAAAAATACATCTCGACGATCCAGCAAAACAACTTACCTGTTGTAGCAAAACAAAAAGGCGGTTGCAGCAAAAATGATTGTTCTTGCCGCCGCTGAAAAAATCATGTCTCCCCGCCGGCGGTCGCAACAAAAGTACATGTCGACGATCCAGCAAAATAACTTACCGGATGTAGCAAAAAAAAGGCGGTTGCAGCAAAATAACCGGGCTGGTCGTTCGCATCATGTGGATGTAGCTTTTTTGCCGACCGGTTCAAGCAAAAATCCACGCTGGTTGTAGCACCGGTCACCTCCGGTTGAAGCTTGTCGTTGAGCTCCACCTCGCTGCTTGTGGCAGCTAGTTGCATCGGTTCGCAACTCGCAAAATATTGGTTGTAGCTCGCCATAGGCATGATTGCTGCATACGCTTCGCCCCTGCTCGCCGCCATTGTAGCACTGTCGTCGTGGGTTGTACCACTCATCGCCGTGGTTGTAACACCTCCTTGCACGGCCGTGCAAGAGGAGAGCGGCGCTCGCCAGATCCGCAGGGGGGAGGGGGGTAGTGACGGCTGTTCGCCGGTGCAGCGCGGGGCAGGTCGAGGGCGGACGGCCGCTGGAGAAGCTCAAGTTTATTCTGATTTTGGGGGAAGACATGGCGCTGTGTGGCGTCGATTGAACAAAGAGACAGGGAAGAAGATGTGGCACGATTTGTGGGGCCTATAAGGGACGCGTGCGGTAGCAACCAGCGAGGGGCGTGGGCCATGTGGCATAGTGGAATCGAGAGATTGCGAGACATCTAACGATACGCGCGTGGCCGGCTCCAAACGTTTTCCTATTAGCAAAGATCTAGGGTTTATGTGTGTACTGTGAGTGGTGGTGAGTTTTAACTTCTCATCAATTTTGCCTAGAGCTGAATGACCCAAGAAGCCAATTGTGTGGAGTAAACTATTATTTAGATGATCCACCTAATCACTAAAATAACTTTTAATTTCAACTAATATGGTTATAACAAACTCTGGCTTGAACTCTATATATTTGTGTTGAGCTCCATCTTTACCTTTCTGCGATTACAAGTTAGAGGCACACGTGCGCCACGCAGGCGCAAACCGACCACACATACTCATGATGCATAACTTCTTTTTGTGAGTGGATGGAATGCATGCTACACCTCATGCAGAAATTTAAATAGAAGGAAGTTTGTGAGGGTATTGAGTTTACTTCAAGATATTACTGACCCAAAAAGAGGGTATGTCTCACCTAATTCGATGGAAGTAATGCATCATCCGGCCAGATCGCCACACTATACTTGTACTTGCGACATGCCTGCCTGGTCGGTaaagttttcttttcttttctacgTCAACTAGTATTTTTTTTAGAAATATGTGTGTAACTTTATTCAAACAGATAACCATTACAAATAAAATGCTCTGGATCCAAGATCCAGGAAATTGCAAAGTAATTCCTAAAACTAAGAATAACAATAAAACATGTGGTAATAATTTTTAAAAGACAAAGTTATCCCAAGCCTTCAACAAAAACACCACAATTAAACCGGAGTAGCTACACTGGCACTTATACACCTGCACGAATTTGATATTTGATAAAAGTTTCAGATAGGCCTTTGATTTGCCCATCCAAAGAGAAACGATGGACGGACTTCGGCCTGGATGGTCCCCTAGATCTGTAGGCTGTCGAAATGCAAGATCTTCACCATAATTCCAAGTAAAGAGTACTCTAGCTTCACAAAAGAAGTGAACCAGTAAAAGCACCCAAACCACATTGATAAAAACTCAACCGATCGGTCCTTTGTGGACACATGCCTAAACCCTGCAAGAGCGGTTGCACCGAACCCATAGCAAGAACATCGCTACAGCTCCATGCTCTCGCCCGAAAAAGCAACACGGCAGCAGGGGAAGAACCTGATAACCTTTATTTTCACTAACGTCACGTCCACCGCTCGCATGTTTTCATTAAGGCCACCAAACTCATCATAAGAATATTGCTAAAAGACACATACCAGCAATCGAGCTTCCCCTCGGCTCACAACTCCAAAACAGTGGTTGGGGCGAGGGGGTCTAGGTAGATTTAGCAATTGTTGGGCTTCTTTTCTCCTAGAAACCCTAATGGTCTCTAGAGCCAGCTCACTTCAGTCAGTCGTCCGAGTTGAGCTGACGTGCATCTAGGCTAcaacaagcaaataaaaatagTACCTCTATTTGGTCATTTTTGACCTTGTTGTTTGTACTCAATGTGCGTGGGTGTGTTTAGTTGAGATCATCATAACCACGCAAAAATTCATGTGTGTATTTATTTGCCTATATCCCTTCATACGACATTATGAATTAATAAATCACCTTTCGTTGGAAGAAAAGACGATTAGGGCATCTCCAATCGGACTGGGTAAATTTAGCCCCCAACTTGTCACTAATAGGAAAAGGCTAATTAGTGGCACATCtattttggccattaatggcACACTATAGGTGGGCCATTATtatcacgccactagtaacaaatactaatggcgcgctataggtgcgccattactatttgtgatagtaatggcgcacctatagTGCGTCATTAGTATGCGTAGAAGTGCGtcattactatctgacttagtaatgatgcaccacatagaagtgtgtcattactaacaaattttttcaaaaaaaaatccagaatttttttcctttttttcttaatctcaggtcactatggctcccgagcacgcttaacttcgtaGTTCTATCCAACTCCAGCACCACCTCACTTAACatgcacttgttgatatatctatcatattaatcctattaaaccttgttgatgtctaggactttgttcatgttcatgagtgtgatgaaattttaaaaaatatttcaaacttcccggtcatattacgtatcatattttggaaaaaaaattgaaaccaatctttttttctgttactaatggcgcacctatcCAATGGTGTGtcactagtaagtttgaattttttttccattccccccccctctaaatcttaaaagccccgtaactttttgattagatgatttttcatataaaaaactttttaatccgagttcgtatgcaaaagttatgcccattttactaaattccagagagattttgcaaataaagtcaaaattcatatttgtaaattttcccaacaactggaccacatatcacatggaaaacttttttcttttatttttttgacatttccatcattttcttttattttttctaaaactgaaaaggcggtccggGGAGGGGGGGTGGGGTGGGTGCAGagaaagttagtaatggcgcaccacctaacAGTGCggcattagtaaccctggttactaatggcgcacctgttacgtggtgcgccattactagttttgcaaaaaaaataaaaaaaattgttagtagtggcgcaccgtggttGTGGTGCAGCATTACTAGTTTGCGCACTATACcctggtgtgccattactagtttcaaaaaaagtaaaaaaaaatgttagtagtggcgcacagAGTGTGTGTTGCGCCATTACAGAGTGTGTGTCGCACCA
Protein-coding sequences here:
- the LOC125508385 gene encoding protein LAX PANICLE 2-like isoform X1, giving the protein MVTFLRPLPHAHGPTAVNVRLRRSHRLHSPSSLLPCRCGCLTPMAEDPPHPHQPTKEDDTVPISQQQPEQQLPPAPSSPPPDVQEPSTSSSSCGDTSSWLQLGTGQSASSSLRGKRTRNDYEAGPSSSIQPDASPPLSELGLSLFPAGYSSPSVAAGSVVAAAPPPAHEAGTWFVLQAAHNQRREPPLPQVHRSYLRVSRDGRMTVRVVMGYLVSKLGLEDDSQVCHIASVSFPCNLSALFLCA
- the LOC125508385 gene encoding protein LAX PANICLE 2-like isoform X3, giving the protein MVTFLRPLPHAHGPTAVNVRLRRSHRLHSPSSLLPCRCGCLTPMAEDPPHPHQPTKEDDTVPISQQQPEQQLPPAPSSPPPDVQEPSTSSSSCGDTSSWLQLGTGQSASSSLRGKRTRNDYEAGPSSSIQPDASPPLSELGLSLFPAGYSSPSVAAGSVVAAAPPPAHEAGTWFVLQAAHNQRREPPLPQVHRSYLRVSRDGRMTVRVVMGYLVSKLGLEDDSQAKKDRRE
- the LOC125508385 gene encoding protein LAX PANICLE 2-like isoform X4 — translated: MVTFLRPLPHAHGPTAVNVRLRRSHRLHSPSSLLPCRCGCLTPMAEDPPHPHQPTKEDDTVPISQQQPEQQLPPAPSSPPPDVQEPSTSSSSCGDTSSWLQLGTGQSASSSLRGKRTRNDYEAGPSSSIQPDASPPLSELGLSLFPAGYSSPSVAAGSVVAAAPPPAHEAGTWFVLQAAHNQRREPPLPQVHRSYLRVRDGRMTVRVVMGYLVSKLGLEDDSQAKKDRRE
- the LOC125508385 gene encoding protein LAX PANICLE 2-like isoform X2; protein product: MVTFLRPLPHAHGPTAVNVRLRRSHRLHSPSSLLPCRCGCLTPMAEDPPHPHQPTKEDDTVPISQQQPEQQLPPAPSSPPPDVQEPSTSSSSCGDTSSWLQLGTGQSASSSLRGKRTRNDYEAGPSSSIQPDASPPLSELGLSLFPAGYSSPSVAAGSVVAAAPPPAHEAGTWFVLQAAHNQRREPPLPQVHRSYLRVRDGRMTVRVVMGYLVSKLGLEDDSQVCHIASVSFPCNLSALFLCA